Proteins from a genomic interval of Aulosira sp. FACHB-615:
- a CDS encoding RpoD/SigA family RNA polymerase sigma factor, which translates to MSSLSSDTVRVYLQEIGQFPLLTSEQEITYARLVQQMIALQQQQQQLSQQLNRQPTSSEVANFVNKSELEINRIFQQGQRAKQKMITANLRLVVSIAKKYQHRNLEFLDLVQEGAIGLQRGIEKFDPNRGYKLSTYAYWWVTQAITRAIAEKSRTVRLPIHVNEKLNQIKKVQRELFLTLGRRGTLTEMAQKLEMQPGQIREYLAAANKTISLDLKVGDNQDTELSELLADEGTSPDEQITQEMLSQNLSDLLATLKPVQREVLILRFGLLDNQERSLAQIGEKLQISRERVRQIQMQAMTALRRQQPSIAQYLNS; encoded by the coding sequence ATGTCCAGCTTAAGTTCCGACACAGTACGCGTCTATTTGCAAGAAATTGGTCAGTTCCCGTTATTAACCTCTGAGCAAGAAATAACTTATGCAAGACTTGTACAACAAATGATTGCCCTACAGCAGCAACAGCAGCAATTAAGTCAACAATTAAATCGCCAACCAACATCCTCTGAAGTAGCTAATTTTGTCAATAAAAGCGAACTTGAAATTAATCGAATCTTCCAGCAGGGTCAGCGAGCCAAGCAAAAGATGATCACAGCTAACCTGCGATTAGTGGTTTCAATCGCTAAAAAATACCAGCATCGCAATCTGGAGTTCTTGGATTTGGTTCAAGAAGGAGCAATCGGTTTACAAAGGGGAATCGAGAAGTTTGACCCTAACCGAGGTTATAAGTTGTCAACCTACGCATACTGGTGGGTTACTCAAGCGATTACCAGAGCGATTGCCGAAAAATCTCGGACAGTGAGGCTACCAATTCACGTTAACGAGAAACTCAATCAAATTAAGAAGGTGCAGCGAGAACTATTTCTTACCCTCGGTCGTCGTGGCACGCTGACAGAAATGGCCCAAAAATTGGAGATGCAGCCGGGACAGATTCGAGAATATTTAGCGGCGGCGAATAAGACAATTTCTCTTGATTTAAAAGTAGGAGATAACCAAGATACAGAACTAAGCGAACTTCTAGCCGATGAAGGGACATCACCAGATGAACAAATTACCCAAGAAATGTTGAGCCAAAATTTAAGCGATCTGTTAGCAACACTAAAACCTGTGCAGCGTGAAGTCCTAATTTTACGCTTTGGACTGTTAGATAATCAAGAACGAAGTTTGGCTCAGATTGGGGAAAAGCTTCAGATCAGCAGAGAGCGAGTGCGTCAAATACAGATGCAAGCGATGACTGCGCTGCGTCGTCAACAACCATCTATTGCACAGTATCTAAATTCTTAA
- a CDS encoding RNA-guided endonuclease TnpB family protein, whose product MKTLKFKLYQHKRNRHLKRIINAAGVIYNHCIALHKRYYIMWGKHLSCAKLQSHIAKLRKRNPFWQTVGSQAVQDICQRIEKAYQLFFKHNKKGVKPPGFKKVKKYKSFSLKQAGYKFLGGNRVKIGNRVYQFWKSREIEGTVKTLTIKRTPLGELFMVVVVDNCAESQTKSTTGKIAGFDFGLKTFLTCSDGTKIESPQFFKQSLNAIKVASRQHSKKLKGSINRERARKNLVRRYEDISHRRRDWFWKLAHHLTDKFDVLCFETLNLKGMQRLWGRKISDLAFGEFLQILEWVAKKKKKSVVFIDQWYPSSKTCSHCGQVLESLDLSIREWRCSGCQSVNGRDENAALNILMVGASTIGLGDVSRFETAIAV is encoded by the coding sequence ATGAAAACACTGAAGTTTAAGCTATATCAACACAAAAGAAATAGACACCTTAAACGCATTATTAATGCGGCTGGGGTAATTTACAATCATTGCATTGCTCTACACAAACGCTACTACATAATGTGGGGCAAGCACTTGAGTTGTGCAAAACTTCAGTCGCACATCGCCAAATTAAGAAAGCGTAATCCATTTTGGCAAACCGTAGGTTCTCAAGCAGTACAAGATATTTGTCAACGCATCGAGAAAGCTTACCAATTGTTTTTTAAACATAACAAGAAAGGAGTTAAACCACCAGGATTTAAGAAAGTTAAAAAATACAAATCATTCAGCTTAAAACAAGCTGGTTATAAGTTTTTGGGAGGCAATAGGGTAAAAATTGGGAATCGAGTATATCAGTTTTGGAAGTCTAGAGAGATAGAAGGAACAGTCAAAACATTAACCATAAAACGTACACCGTTGGGTGAATTGTTTATGGTTGTAGTAGTTGATAATTGTGCTGAGTCACAAACCAAGTCCACGACTGGTAAAATAGCGGGGTTTGATTTTGGACTCAAGACATTCCTCACTTGCTCAGATGGTACAAAAATTGAGTCACCCCAATTTTTTAAGCAGTCTCTAAACGCCATCAAAGTAGCCAGCAGACAGCATTCCAAAAAATTGAAAGGCTCAATCAATCGTGAAAGAGCCAGAAAGAATTTAGTACGCAGATACGAAGATATTTCTCATCGTCGGCGTGATTGGTTTTGGAAATTGGCGCATCATTTGACTGATAAGTTTGATGTGCTATGTTTTGAAACACTCAACCTCAAAGGAATGCAACGTCTTTGGGGTAGAAAAATATCAGACTTGGCGTTTGGTGAGTTTCTACAAATTCTAGAATGGGTTGCCAAAAAGAAGAAAAAGAGCGTTGTTTTCATCGACCAATGGTATCCCAGTAGTAAGACCTGTTCGCACTGTGGACAGGTTTTAGAAAGTCTTGATTTGTCTATCAGAGAATGGCGTTGTTCGGGTTGTCAGTCAGTGAACGGAAGGGATGAAAACGCCGCACTCAATATTCTTATGGTTGGGGCATCAACCATTGGGTTAGGCGATGTAAGTCGGTTTGAAACTGCAATCGCTGTTTGA
- a CDS encoding SDR family NAD(P)-dependent oxidoreductase, translated as MQVCLVTGGNSGVGLMTAIGLAKLGNHVFIACRSANKAAKAIEYIRQTTGNQNVKFLPLDLASLDSVRRCVKLFNDYNLPLHILINNAGIFNNRGQTKEGFELIWGTNYLGHFLLTYLLLEKLQSSAPSRIIILASDLALSPNGIDWDLLVKRTPLNFLKLYAVSKFSLLLLTRELLQRLSNSQVTVNAIHPGFVQSNITIWHRLSKYLGLGISVEAGAYSTLVAATSPVYQNISGKFLDSHAQEILLPEIAQNQELSKQLWERSLLWAGCNQQSNNKKINYDGTDEIWGTNSLALSSNEIAEITQHIFDEILLKLPIKILLKQLVKSFIKFDIGSLFIILIQVFTKRFYMERHLDSPVIWQLCQDKNLLERVNAHLGDNLALWRSELWVNYPAQQLIPFWHRDSYSKLLKGDGKTINVYIALTEVNQDNGFEYLPNIDLENCKIKGTDPFSGNHFFEIPNEVEKKAIPVVLHPGEFVLFTNKLLHRSIQNNSGKARLSLTLRLTQSGVKVLPGYTSNCQKPVILQSQK; from the coding sequence ATGCAAGTATGTCTAGTTACAGGTGGTAACTCTGGTGTAGGTTTAATGACGGCTATAGGTTTAGCCAAATTAGGCAATCATGTATTTATTGCTTGTCGTTCGGCAAATAAAGCCGCAAAAGCTATAGAATACATTCGCCAAACTACCGGAAATCAAAATGTAAAATTTTTACCGCTTGATCTAGCTTCTTTAGATTCAGTTCGTAGGTGTGTAAAACTATTTAATGACTACAATTTACCATTACATATATTAATCAATAATGCGGGTATATTCAACAATAGAGGCCAAACCAAAGAAGGGTTTGAACTGATTTGGGGAACTAACTATTTAGGACATTTCTTACTCACTTATTTATTACTAGAAAAATTGCAAAGCTCTGCCCCTAGCCGCATTATTATATTAGCGTCAGATTTAGCATTATCTCCAAATGGGATTGATTGGGATTTATTAGTTAAAAGAACACCGTTAAATTTTCTAAAATTATATGCTGTTTCTAAATTTTCTTTATTGCTTTTAACAAGAGAACTTTTGCAAAGATTAAGTAATTCTCAAGTCACTGTTAACGCAATACATCCAGGCTTTGTACAATCAAATATTACTATATGGCATCGTCTCAGCAAGTATTTAGGTTTAGGTATTTCCGTAGAAGCCGGAGCATATAGTACTCTAGTTGCTGCGACTTCCCCAGTTTATCAAAATATTAGTGGGAAATTTTTAGATAGTCACGCTCAAGAAATTCTCTTACCAGAAATAGCCCAAAATCAAGAATTGTCAAAGCAACTATGGGAACGTAGTTTATTATGGGCTGGTTGTAACCAGCAGTCGAATAACAAGAAAATTAATTATGATGGTACTGATGAAATTTGGGGGACAAACTCTCTGGCTTTGAGTAGCAATGAAATAGCTGAGATTACCCAACATATTTTTGATGAAATTCTTTTAAAGTTACCAATTAAAATATTATTAAAACAGTTAGTTAAATCATTTATTAAATTTGATATTGGCTCGTTGTTCATTATATTAATCCAAGTTTTTACTAAACGTTTTTACATGGAAAGACATTTAGATTCACCTGTAATTTGGCAATTATGTCAAGATAAAAATTTATTAGAAAGGGTGAATGCTCATTTAGGGGATAATTTAGCGTTATGGCGGTCAGAACTATGGGTAAATTACCCTGCCCAGCAATTAATTCCTTTTTGGCATAGAGATTCTTATTCTAAACTTCTGAAAGGAGATGGTAAAACTATTAATGTTTATATAGCTTTGACAGAAGTTAATCAAGATAATGGATTTGAATATCTACCTAATATTGATTTAGAAAATTGCAAAATAAAAGGAACAGACCCTTTTAGTGGGAATCATTTTTTTGAAATCCCTAATGAAGTTGAAAAAAAAGCTATTCCTGTGGTATTGCATCCTGGTGAATTTGTACTATTTACTAATAAACTATTGCATCGCTCCATACAGAACAATAGCGGTAAAGCCCGACTTTCGCTAACCCTAAGATTAACTCAGTCAGGGGTAAAAGTTTTACCGGGTTATACTTCTAATTGCCAAAAGCCTGTAATTTTGCAATCACAAAAATAG
- a CDS encoding J domain-containing protein — translation MSRRTATSSSPSTVAQGLALSELHLRLQFLEKEHQSILKQIKRKRTELNNFVEKSRSLATEVVHQTTSSFQKMAQIDQEIHALFETIFATRKFGKQTLKKIQAVYRQLQFAGIISIKSDTEQFQQEPNKEFSSTEEDFSTQSTENSHQNQQWPAQETTSFGAGARTETQQKIRSTFLRLAEIFHPDKAQDSETQKYHTQIMQEINIAYQEGDLARLLEIESRQQVGETINPNSEDDLTRKCRHLEQQNQILHSQYENLKRELRLAKNTPEGAMVSSSRKAAKQGIDAVAGMVEAIESQIQAVSQIRDFVKDFQQQKLTIQEFLSGPVSLYSSEEELLQDILEQMLSQLI, via the coding sequence ATGTCTCGACGAACTGCTACATCTTCATCTCCTTCTACTGTTGCACAAGGACTGGCTCTTTCCGAGTTACATTTGCGCTTACAATTTTTAGAGAAAGAACACCAATCAATCCTTAAGCAAATTAAAAGAAAGCGAACTGAACTAAATAACTTTGTCGAAAAGTCGCGTTCTTTAGCCACAGAGGTAGTACATCAAACAACTTCGAGCTTCCAAAAAATGGCTCAAATCGACCAAGAAATTCACGCTTTGTTTGAAACTATCTTTGCTACTCGAAAATTTGGTAAACAAACTCTTAAGAAAATACAAGCAGTTTATCGTCAACTACAATTTGCCGGAATTATCAGCATCAAATCCGATACAGAGCAATTCCAGCAAGAGCCAAATAAAGAGTTTTCATCTACGGAAGAAGATTTCTCCACTCAATCTACCGAAAATTCTCATCAAAATCAACAGTGGCCAGCACAAGAAACTACCTCTTTTGGGGCTGGGGCTAGAACCGAAACACAGCAAAAAATTCGCTCCACATTTTTGCGGTTAGCGGAAATCTTTCACCCGGACAAGGCACAAGATAGCGAAACACAGAAATATCATACCCAAATTATGCAGGAGATAAATATTGCCTACCAAGAAGGAGATTTAGCAAGACTGTTAGAAATTGAATCTCGTCAGCAAGTTGGGGAAACGATTAACCCTAATAGTGAAGATGATTTAACTCGCAAATGTCGCCATCTAGAACAGCAAAATCAAATTCTTCATTCTCAATATGAAAACTTGAAACGAGAACTACGTTTAGCCAAAAATACACCAGAAGGAGCAATGGTTTCTAGCTCTCGCAAAGCAGCCAAGCAGGGCATTGATGCTGTAGCCGGGATGGTCGAAGCAATTGAATCTCAAATTCAAGCTGTTTCTCAAATCAGGGATTTTGTCAAAGATTTTCAACAGCAGAAACTAACTATTCAAGAATTTCTCTCTGGCCCAGTTTCTCTGTATTCTTCTGAAGAAGAATTACTCCAAGATATTTTGGAACAGATGTTATCACAATTAATTTAA